One genomic segment of Micromonospora sp. WMMC415 includes these proteins:
- a CDS encoding bifunctional 2-polyprenyl-6-hydroxyphenol methylase/3-demethylubiquinol 3-O-methyltransferase UbiG: protein MDDVRQRDVDLEAARFWDELYGERDQIWSGRPNPRLVDVAGPLPAGTALDLGCGEGADAIWLAGRGWRVTAVDISATALDRAAARADADGVAARIDFQRHDLLRTFPEGVFDLVSAQFLQSPLDFPREDVLRAAARAVAPGGRLLVVEHGEMPPWSRHAHPHVRFPTPEETLAGLDLDADRWHIERVDGVPRPATGPDGQPATLLDNVVLVRRR from the coding sequence ATGGACGACGTCCGGCAGCGGGACGTGGACCTGGAGGCCGCCCGGTTCTGGGACGAGCTCTACGGGGAACGGGACCAGATCTGGAGCGGCCGCCCCAACCCGCGCCTGGTCGACGTGGCCGGTCCGCTGCCGGCCGGCACCGCGCTGGACCTGGGCTGCGGCGAGGGCGCCGACGCGATCTGGCTGGCCGGCCGGGGCTGGCGGGTGACCGCCGTCGACATCTCCGCCACCGCCCTGGACCGGGCCGCCGCCCGGGCGGACGCCGACGGCGTCGCGGCACGGATCGACTTCCAGCGGCACGACCTCCTCCGCACCTTCCCCGAGGGCGTGTTCGACCTGGTGTCCGCCCAGTTCCTCCAGTCACCGCTGGACTTCCCCCGGGAGGACGTGCTGCGCGCGGCGGCCCGGGCCGTGGCGCCCGGCGGCCGGCTGCTGGTCGTCGAGCACGGTGAGATGCCGCCGTGGAGTCGGCACGCCCACCCGCACGTCCGGTTCCCCACACCGGAGGAGACCCTGGCCGGGCTCGACCTGGACGCCGACCGGTGGCACATCGAGCGGGTCGACGGCGTGCCGCGGCCGGCCACCGGCCCGGACGGGCAACCCGCGACGCTGCTCGACAACGTCGTGCTGGTGCGCCGGCGGTAG
- the mptB gene encoding polyprenol phosphomannose-dependent alpha 1,6 mannosyltransferase MptB, with the protein MTGPGAAPGPIAPGRALVARYAGLAGAVLLAVAGYVGGALPGTTADRVWRSADGPLTVVLWLVGTGLLVGAWWALRDGAPSTGWAYRTAGLWALPLLVAPPLGSRDVYSYACQGWAYAHGVDPYATGVAAAGCPWVDAVAPIWRDTPAPYGPVFVLLAALAVTLGGGLVGALVVLRLVAVAGVLLAGLCLLGLARAAGVPTRRAAWLVLACPLVAVHLVAGAHNDALMLGLLLLGLLVLVRFPGKPRPLLVAGVLLGLAVGVKATAVVVLPFAALAAVLGRYTVRSLLRDGGWLAAGVFAALAGASLLSGLGLGWVRGLNRSGDSEQWTSPPTAVGMVVDYAGELLGRRPAAVPVARAVALAVLVALLALLWWRAWTALRELNDVRQRVARMDAARVRVSLLGAGLALAATVALAPVFHPWYATWPLAVLAVVAVRTGWFVLPCAVAAFLALPDGTNLARLVKAPGALVMTVLVVALAVWGLPRLRNVRPR; encoded by the coding sequence GTGACCGGACCCGGCGCAGCGCCGGGTCCGATCGCGCCCGGGCGGGCGCTCGTCGCGCGGTACGCCGGTCTGGCCGGCGCCGTGCTGCTGGCCGTCGCCGGGTACGTGGGCGGGGCGCTGCCCGGCACCACCGCCGACCGGGTGTGGCGCTCCGCGGACGGCCCGCTGACCGTCGTGCTCTGGCTGGTCGGCACCGGCCTGCTCGTCGGCGCCTGGTGGGCCCTGCGCGACGGTGCGCCGTCGACCGGCTGGGCGTACCGCACGGCGGGGTTGTGGGCGCTGCCGCTGCTCGTCGCGCCGCCGCTGGGCAGCCGGGACGTCTACTCGTACGCCTGCCAGGGCTGGGCGTACGCGCACGGCGTCGACCCGTACGCGACGGGGGTGGCGGCGGCCGGCTGCCCGTGGGTGGACGCGGTCGCGCCGATCTGGCGGGACACGCCGGCGCCGTACGGGCCGGTGTTCGTCCTGCTCGCCGCGCTGGCCGTGACCCTGGGCGGTGGGTTGGTCGGCGCGCTGGTGGTGCTGCGCCTGGTCGCCGTGGCCGGGGTCCTGCTCGCCGGGCTGTGCCTGCTCGGGCTGGCCCGGGCGGCGGGCGTGCCGACGCGCCGGGCGGCCTGGCTGGTGCTGGCCTGCCCGCTGGTCGCCGTGCACCTGGTGGCCGGCGCCCACAACGACGCGCTGATGCTCGGGCTGCTGCTGCTCGGCCTGCTGGTGCTCGTCCGCTTCCCCGGCAAGCCGCGCCCGCTGCTGGTCGCCGGGGTGCTGCTGGGGCTGGCGGTGGGCGTGAAGGCGACCGCGGTGGTGGTGCTGCCGTTCGCGGCCCTGGCGGCGGTGCTCGGCCGCTACACCGTACGGTCGCTGCTGCGCGACGGCGGCTGGCTGGCAGCCGGGGTGTTCGCCGCCCTGGCGGGCGCGTCGCTGCTCTCCGGCCTCGGCCTGGGTTGGGTGCGCGGGCTGAACCGCAGCGGCGACTCGGAGCAGTGGACGTCGCCCCCGACGGCCGTCGGCATGGTCGTGGACTACGCCGGCGAGTTGCTCGGCCGGCGACCCGCCGCGGTCCCGGTGGCGCGGGCGGTGGCGCTGGCCGTGCTGGTCGCCCTGCTGGCGCTGCTGTGGTGGCGGGCCTGGACGGCGCTGCGCGAGCTGAACGACGTCCGGCAGCGGGTGGCGCGGATGGACGCCGCCCGGGTCCGGGTGTCCCTGCTCGGGGCGGGGCTCGCGTTGGCCGCCACGGTCGCCCTGGCCCCGGTGTTCCACCCCTGGTACGCGACCTGGCCGCTGGCCGTGCTGGCGGTCGTGGCGGTACGGACCGGTTGGTTCGTGCTGCCGTGCGCGGTCGCGGCCTTCCTCGCGCTACCCGACGGCACCAACCTCGCCCGGCTGGTCAAGGCTCCGGGTGCATTGGTGATGACCGTCCTGGTCGTCGCGCTGGCGGTGTGGGGTCTGCCCCGGCTCCGCAACGTTCGGCCGCGCTGA
- a CDS encoding helix-turn-helix transcriptional regulator, protein MVTDRLSVIFSALADPTRRAILARLADGDATVTELAEPFDISLPAISRHLKVLEQAGLITRSRSAQWRSSSLNPEPLREATAWMERYRRHWDASFDRLDAHLRRIQAPAPPTTDDPQ, encoded by the coding sequence GTGGTGACCGATCGGCTCAGCGTCATCTTCTCGGCGCTGGCGGACCCGACCCGCCGGGCGATCCTCGCCCGGCTCGCGGACGGCGACGCCACCGTCACGGAGCTGGCCGAGCCGTTCGACATCAGCCTGCCGGCGATCTCCCGCCACCTGAAGGTGCTGGAGCAGGCCGGCCTCATCACCCGCAGCCGGAGCGCCCAGTGGCGTTCCAGCAGCCTGAACCCGGAGCCGCTCCGGGAGGCCACGGCCTGGATGGAGCGCTACCGGCGGCACTGGGACGCCAGCTTCGACCGGCTCGACGCCCACCTGCGCCGGATCCAGGCGCCGGCACCGCCGACGACGGACGATCCGCAGTGA
- the mptB gene encoding polyprenol phosphomannose-dependent alpha 1,6 mannosyltransferase MptB has product MPLHLARWTGLAGSTMLAVAAFLGGALPSGSHLANPVRIWQGPNGPLLIALWVVGLALSAGAWWSVRDRVPSARWALVTVGLWLVPLLVAPPLGSRDVYAYACQGATYAAGFSPYEQGVSALPCPWLDTISPIWRDTPAPYGPLFVLVSGAIVAATDSLVASIVVFRLLAVAGVGLTAAVLPVLARRCGVAPGRALWLALGSPLVGVHLVSGAHNDALMVGLLVAGLAVVASRPARPGPLLAGGVLLGLAAGIKVTALVVVPFAALAALAGGYSVRALIRDGGWVVGGAVATVVGATLAAGLDFGWIGGLEQGGLVIGWTSPPTAVGQTFGYLVLPFGWHVDALPVTRGIGLAVLLLLLPWLWWRARTRDALWHAGLALTATVALAPLFHPWYWTWPLVVLAATARRADWAALVALVASFLVLPDGTGLPRYTKTVGAPLMTLLVIVVTVRLVRSARAARRPAAAESGGVRR; this is encoded by the coding sequence GTGCCTCTCCACCTCGCCCGCTGGACCGGCCTGGCCGGCTCGACGATGCTCGCCGTTGCCGCCTTCCTCGGCGGCGCCCTGCCCTCCGGGTCGCACCTGGCGAACCCGGTCCGCATCTGGCAGGGCCCGAACGGGCCGCTGCTGATCGCGCTCTGGGTGGTCGGCCTGGCGCTGTCCGCCGGAGCGTGGTGGTCGGTCCGGGACCGCGTGCCCTCCGCGCGGTGGGCACTGGTCACCGTCGGGCTCTGGCTGGTCCCGCTGCTGGTCGCGCCGCCGTTGGGCAGCCGGGACGTGTACGCGTACGCCTGCCAGGGCGCCACGTACGCGGCCGGCTTCAGCCCGTACGAGCAGGGGGTGTCCGCCCTGCCGTGCCCGTGGCTGGACACGATCTCGCCGATCTGGCGGGACACCCCGGCGCCGTACGGTCCGCTGTTCGTCCTGGTCTCCGGGGCGATCGTGGCGGCCACCGACTCGCTGGTCGCCAGCATCGTCGTGTTCCGGCTGCTCGCGGTGGCCGGCGTCGGCCTCACGGCGGCCGTACTGCCGGTGCTGGCCCGTCGGTGCGGGGTGGCGCCCGGGCGGGCGCTGTGGCTGGCGCTCGGCTCCCCGCTGGTCGGGGTGCACCTGGTCTCCGGCGCGCACAACGACGCGTTGATGGTCGGGCTGCTCGTCGCCGGGCTGGCGGTCGTGGCGTCCCGTCCCGCGCGCCCCGGCCCGCTGCTGGCCGGGGGTGTGCTGCTCGGCCTGGCCGCCGGGATCAAGGTGACCGCGCTGGTCGTGGTGCCGTTCGCGGCGCTGGCCGCGCTCGCCGGGGGGTACTCGGTCCGGGCGCTGATCCGCGACGGCGGGTGGGTGGTCGGCGGCGCCGTCGCCACGGTCGTCGGCGCGACGCTGGCCGCTGGCCTCGACTTCGGCTGGATCGGTGGGCTGGAGCAGGGGGGTCTGGTGATCGGCTGGACGTCGCCGCCGACCGCCGTCGGGCAGACCTTCGGGTATCTCGTGCTGCCCTTCGGCTGGCACGTCGACGCGCTGCCGGTGACCCGGGGGATCGGCCTGGCGGTGCTCCTCCTGCTGCTGCCGTGGCTGTGGTGGCGGGCGCGGACCCGGGACGCGCTCTGGCACGCCGGGCTCGCGCTGACCGCCACGGTCGCGCTCGCGCCGCTCTTCCACCCCTGGTACTGGACCTGGCCCCTGGTGGTGCTCGCGGCGACCGCCCGCCGGGCCGACTGGGCGGCCCTGGTCGCGCTGGTCGCGTCGTTCCTGGTGCTACCGGACGGCACCGGGCTGCCCCGGTACACCAAGACCGTCGGCGCGCCGCTGATGACGCTGCTGGTGATCGTGGTTACGGTCCGCTTGGTACGGTCGGCGCGGGCGGCCCGTCGGCCGGCCGCCGCCGAGTCGGGAGGGGTACGCCGGTGA
- a CDS encoding SRPBCC domain-containing protein has protein sequence MTDAANELVMTRVFDAPRELVWRAFTDPDQFAAWFGPVGWSVPRETVDFDVRVGGHQRFTMVNDDDPAMTSPADGTFAEVVENELLVGYEEVKGMPGIEDGTRMTLRLEFHDEPGGKTRLELRQGPFPADWRSSAEGGWGSSFTKLDALLAR, from the coding sequence ATGACCGACGCCGCCAACGAACTCGTCATGACCCGCGTCTTCGACGCGCCCCGGGAGCTGGTCTGGCGGGCCTTCACCGACCCCGACCAGTTCGCCGCCTGGTTCGGCCCCGTCGGCTGGTCCGTGCCGCGCGAGACGGTCGACTTCGACGTCCGCGTCGGCGGGCACCAGCGCTTCACCATGGTCAACGACGACGACCCGGCCATGACCTCCCCGGCGGACGGCACCTTCGCCGAGGTCGTCGAGAACGAGCTGCTGGTCGGCTACGAGGAGGTCAAGGGCATGCCGGGCATCGAGGACGGCACGCGGATGACCCTGCGGCTGGAGTTCCACGACGAGCCGGGCGGCAAGACCCGGCTGGAGCTGCGGCAGGGCCCGTTCCCGGCCGACTGGCGGTCGAGCGCCGAGGGCGGCTGGGGCAGCTCCTTCACGAAGCTGGACGCGCTGCTCGCCCGCTGA